The following proteins are co-located in the Manihot esculenta cultivar AM560-2 chromosome 7, M.esculenta_v8, whole genome shotgun sequence genome:
- the LOC110619271 gene encoding ankyrin repeat-containing protein ITN1: MASPVEEGRERDLEKGLVPPQQNQNPLAEPSPTPSPSSTSSAPALVLSNSGKRIDQAGKKKYVKQVTGRHNDTELHLAAQNGDLAAVKQILDDIDSQLVGTLSGEDFDAEVAEIRASVVNEENELGETALFTAADKGHLEVVKELLKYSSRECITRKNRSGFDPLHIAAMQGHHAIVQVLLDHDPSLSQTYGPSKATPLVSAATRGHTAVVVELLSKDGSLLEISRSNGKNALHLAARQGHVDVVKALLGKDSQLARRTDKKGQTALHMAVKGQSCEVVKLLLEADAAIVMLPDKFGNTALHVATRKKRVEIVNALLLLPDTNVNALTRDHKTALDIAEDLTLSEESSELKECLYKYGAVRANELNQPRDELRKTVTQIKKDVHTQLEQTRKTNKNVHNISKELRKLHREGINNATNSVTVVAVLFATVAFAAIFTVPGGDADSGMAVVVSYASFKIFFIFNAIALFTSLAVVVVQITLVRGETKAERRVVEVINKLMWLASVCTSVAFIASSYIVVGRKHEWAAILVTVVGGVIMAGVLGTMTYYVVKSKRIRSMRKKEKYARRSGSNSWQHSDFSNSEVDRIYAL; the protein is encoded by the exons ATGGCCTCCCCAGTCGAAGAAG GGAGAGAGAGGGACCTAGAGAAGGGGCTAGTGCCTCCACAACAAAACCAAAACCCTCTTGCTGAACCCTCTCCAACACCGTCGCCTTCCTCAACTTCATCAGCTCCAGCATTAGTTCTATCAAACTCGGGAAAACGGATAGATCAAGCTGGAAAAAAGAAGTATGTAAAACAAGTAACTGGGCGGCATAATGACACTGAGCTGCACTTGGCAGCTCAAAATGGTGATTTGGCAGCTGTAAAGCAGATTCTTGATGATATTGATTCGCAACTGGTGGGGACTTTGAGTGGGGAGGACTTTGATGCAGAGGTTGccgaaattagagcatcagtaGTGAATGAGGAGAATGAGTTAGGAGAGACAGCACTCTTTACTGCTGCGGATAAAGGGCATCTTGAGGTGGTGAAAGAGTTGTTGAAGTATTCAAGTAGAGAGTGCATTACAAGGAAGAACAGATCTGGCTTTGATCCTTTGCATATTGCTGCTATGCAAGGGCACCATG CCATTGTCCAAGTGCTGCTAGATCATGACCCAAGCTTGAGTCAAACATATGGTCCTTCAAAAGCAACCCCTCTTGTATCTGCAGCTACAAGGGGACATACTGCAGTAGTTGTTGAATTGCTGTCAAAGGATGGTAGCTTATTAGAGATTTCTAGATCCAATGGCAAAAATGCATTGCATTTAGCTGCTAGACAGGGGCATGTAGATGTTGTAAAAGCATTGCTTGGCAAGGATTCACAGTTGGCACGAAGGACTGACAAAAAAGGGCAGACTGCTTTGCATATGGCTGTAAAAGGGCAGAGCTGTGAGGTAGTTAAATTGCTTCTCGAGGCTGATGCTGCTATTGTGATGCTTCCAGACAAATTTGGTAACACAGCATTACACGTGGCAACTAGGAAGAAACGGGTGGAG ATAGTGAATGCGTTGTTATTACTTCCCGACACAAACGTGAATGCACTCACAAGAGACCATAAAACAGCTCTTGACATCGCAGAAGACCTTACCCTCTCGGAAGAATCATCAGAATTAAAAGAATGCCTTTATAAATACGGTGCTGTTAGAGCTAATGAACTCAACCAACCAAGGGATGAGTTGAGGAAAACCGTAACTCAAATTAAGAAAGATGTTCACACACAGCTCGAACAAACCAGAAAGACCAACAAGAATGTACACAACATTTCTAAAGAACTCAGGAAGCTACACCGTGAAGGGATCAACAATGCTACCAACTCGGTGACAGTGGTGGCTGTGCTATTTGCAACAGTGGCCTTTGCAGCCATATTTACTGTACCAGGAGGTGATGCAGATAGTGGAATGGCAGTGGTGGTGAGCTATGcatctttcaaaattttcttcatCTTTAATGCTATTGCTCTCTTCACCTCATTGGCTGTTGTGGTAGTTCAAATTACACTGGTTAGAGGTGAGACAAAAGCCGAGAGACGGGTAGTGGAGGTGATAAACAAATTAATGTGGTTGGCTTCTGTGTGCACTTCAGTTGCATTTATAGCCTCATCTTATATAGTGGTCGGCCGGAAACACGAGTGGGCGGCTATTTTGGTTACGGTTGTAGGGGGAGTGATCATGGCCGGAGTACTTGGCACAATGACTTATTATGTGGTGAAGTCAAAGAGGATTCGGTCGATGAGGAAGAAGGAGAAGTATGCAAGaagaagtggatccaactcatGGCAACACTCTGACTTCTCCAATTCAGAAGTTGATAGAATTTATGCCCTTTAA
- the LOC110618657 gene encoding receptor-like cytoplasmic kinase 176, whose amino-acid sequence MAVGNHSQPLSWNLYMKIALGAAKGLAYLHNEADVTCRDFKASNILLDSNYNAKLCDFGLAKNGPTNGKNFAGFLGTAGYIAPEYISTGHVTAKSNVYNFGVVLLEILSGRQSISIIKPSEGQDFVEWARNLASAGKFSHFMNNLDVLGQNSSDSFLKVAKLAFQCVSKEPNSRPTMKDVVEVLQELQDFSENVGKQENFKHYLLSYKKWSEKLQKILFNKFCSGKAAMFSESHLQCMF is encoded by the exons ATGGCTG TTGGCAATCACTCTCAACCACTTTCCTGGAACCTCTACATGAAAATTGCCCTGGGTGCTGCAAAGGGTCTAGCATATCTTCATAATGAGGCAGATGTAACATGTAGAGACTTCAAGGCTTCTAATATCTTACTCGATTCG AACTATAATGCCAAGCTCTGTGATTTTGGGTTGGCCAAGAATGGACCAACAAATGGTAAAAACTTTGCAGGCTTCTTGGGTACTGCAGGGTATATAGCTCCAGAATATATCAGCACAG GTCATGTAACTGCAAAGAGCAATGTGTACAATTTTGGAGTTGTTCTCCTGGAAATTTTATCTGGCAGGCAATCTATATCCATAATCAAGCCATCTGAAGGACAAGATTTTGTTGAGTGGGCAAGAAACTTGGCCAGTGCAGGAAAATTTTCTCATTTTATGAATAATCTTGATGTTCTGGGCCAGAACTCCTCAGATAGTTTCCTGAAAGTAGCTAaacttgcatttcaatgtgtgTCAAAGGAACCAAATTCTAGGCCAACAATGAAAGATGTGGTAGAAGTTCTGCAAGAACTTCAGGATTTCAGTGAGAATGTGGGAAAACAGGAGAACTTCAAACATTATCTTCTGAGCTACAAGAAATGGTCTGAAAAGTTGCAGAAAATATTGTTCAACAAATTTTGCAGTGGAAAAGCTGCCATGTTTTCTGAGTCCCATCTgcaatgtatgttctga
- the LOC110619379 gene encoding putative disease resistance RPP13-like protein 1 isoform X2 produces MALSVVGGSFLSSFLNVLFDRMATREFVDLIKGRRVTDAQLNKLKAKMLAINGVLEDAEEKQITNSAVRDWLDQLKDALYEADDLLDEIAYKAFRLKMEAGSRTFGDQMRNFLASRNPFKKGMEEKLDEILDRLENLVKEKVALCLREGSGEKPSSTKVPSTSLVDESGVYGRDDDKEAMINLLLSDDANGNDLGVIPIVGMGGVGKTTLAQLVYNDIRVQEWFDVKAWVCVSEEFDVFKITRDVLMEVTSLSCDNKTSNQLQLELKERLKGKRFLLVLDDVWNDKYTDWEILQRPFKHGAQGSKIVITTRIDGVASIMQTVPPLHLKGLTDNDCWSLFAKIVFDDGNSSTYTDLEVIGRGIVSKCKGLPLAAKALGGLLRSKRDVEEWEKISKSCLWNSSNDDILPALRLSYHYLPSHLKRCFAYCAIFPKDHEFEKEELVHLWMAEGFLVHYATDKEMEEVGDEYFNDLVSRSFFQRSSGHHSYFIMHDLINDLAKYVSGEFCVRLDGDDSCKITKRTRHLSYVGTEYDSGMLFDGIYEAQFLRTFILMEWSCIDNETLILHECIYLAVLPDSIGNLKYLRFLDLSGTLIRRLPESLSGLNNLQTLILCRCKGLVELPTNMAGLINLRRLDIRGTKLQEMPPLMSELKNLHILTNFIVRRQGGGSNIKELGRLQRLREKLCIWNLENIGDAEDALEANLKGKKHLKELELRWNSDTDNSALERGVLEQLQPHANVEFLAIVGYGGGGFPDWVGDSSFSNIVSLKLSGCKYCVSLPPVGQLASLKDLSITEFGGIEVVAPEFYGNCTSMENPFRSLKLLKFERMPKWHKWIPYMHEDERRAFPVLQELYIRECPALTTALPSHLPSLTTLEIEGCLQLVASLPRAPAIIKMKLKDDFRDLLIKKLPSELHSLILDRFYSSDSILDLIGSFFSTLEEIEIRNYDSLKCFPLDLFPRLKSLRITRCPSLESLSMYKTPHENFTSLSSLEIRECPNLASFLKGRLPAPNLARILLLGFSNVESFPEKMLLPSSLISLKIWDFHNLKFLNYNGLQHLTYLRDLEICNCPKLQSLPEEGLPSSLSSLSIFLCPLLEQRCQKEQGEDWAKISHIPHVKVNFHKIN; encoded by the exons ATGGCTCTGTCGGTTGTGGGAGGATCatttctctcttctttcctTAATGTTTTGTTCGATAGGATGGCCACTCGAGAGTTTGTTGATTTAATTAAGGGCAGAAGGGTCACTGATGCCCAGCTGAATAAGCTGAAGGCGAAGATGTTGGCTATTAACGGAGTGCTGGAGGATGCAGAGGAGAAGCAAATTACTAATTCAGCTGTGAGAGATTGGCTTGATCAGCTTAAAGATGCTTTGTATGAAGCCGATGATTTGTTGGATGAGATTGCTTATAAAGCTTTTCGATTGAAGATGGAAGCTGGATCTCGTACCTTTGGAGATCAGATGAGAAACTTTCTCGCTTCTCGCAATCCATTTAAAAAGGGGATGGAAGAAAAGTTAGATGAGATCCTTGACAGACTTGAAAATTTAGTGAAAGAAAAAGTTGCGCTTTGTCTGAGAGAGGGTTCTGGAGAGAAACCATCTTCAACGAAAGTACCCTCTACTTCTCTTGTTGATGAATCTGGAGTTTATGGTAGGGATGATGACAAGGAAGCGATGATAAATTTGCTGTTATCTGATGATGCAAATGGGAATGACCTTGGTGTGATTCCGATTGTGGGCATGGGTGGGGTTGGTAAAACAACCCTTGCTCAGCTTGTCTACAATGACATTAGAGTGCAAGAATGGTTTGATGTCAAAGCATGGGTCTGTGTTTCAGAAGAATTTGACGTTTTCAAGATAACAAGAGATGTCCTTATGGAGGTTACTTCATTGAGTTGTGACAACAAGACTTCAAATCAGCTTCAACTTGAGCTAAAGGAAAGATTGAAGGGGAAAAGGTTCTTGCTTGTTTTAGATGATGTTTGGAACGATAAGTATACTGACTGGGAAATTTTGCAGAGGCCTTTTAAGCATGGGGCTCAAGGAAGTAAGATTGTTATTACAACACGCATTGATGGCGTGGCATCAATCATGCAAACTGTTCCACCCCTCCATCTAAAGGGATTAACTGATAATGATTGTTGGTCCTTGTTTGCAAAAATTGTGTTTGATGATGGAAATTCTAGCACATATACAGATTTGGAGGTAATTGGCAGAGGAATAGTGAGTAAGTGCAAAGGTTTACCTTTAGCTGCAAAAGCTCTTGGGGGTCTTTTACGATCCAAGAGGGATGTTGAGGAATGGGAGAAGATATCGAAGAGCTGTTTGTGGAATTCATCAAATGATGATATTCTTCCAGCTTTAAGATTGAGTTACCATTATCTTCCATCACATCTAAAACGTTGCTTTGCTTACTGTGCTATATTTCCTAAAGATCATGAATTTGAGAAGGAGGAATTAGTCCATTTATGGATGGCAGAGGGCTTCTTAGTTCACTACGCTACAGATAAAGAGATGGAAGAAGTTGGTGATGAGTACTTTAACGATCTTGTGTCAAGATCATTTTTTCAGCGATCAAGTGGCCATCATTCATACTTCATTATGCATGACCTGATAAATGACTTGGCTAAATATGTCTCTGGAGAATTTTGCGTTAGGTTGGATGGTGATGATTCATGCAAGATTACTAAAAGGACTCGCCACTTATCATATGTGGGAACAGAATATGATTCGGGTATGTTATTTGATGGCATCTACGAAGCCCAATTTTTGCGGACATTTATACTTATGGAGTGGTCATGCATTGATAATGAG ACGTTAATCTTGCATGAATGCATATACCTTGCTGTGTTGCCTGATTCAATTGGAAATTTGAAGTATTTACGATTCTTGGATCTCTCGGGAACATTGATCAGAAGGTTACCTGAATCTCTGAGTGGCTTGAACAATTTGCAAACATTAATCTTGTGTCGTTGCAAAGGGCTTGTTGAGCTGCCAACCAACATGGCAGGGCTAATCAACTTGCGGCGCCTGGATATTAGAGGAACAAAATTGCAAGAAATGCCACCACTGATGAGTGAGTTAAAAAATCTCcatattttaactaattttattgTAAGAAGACAGGGTGGCGGATCTAACATAAAGGAGTTGGGCAGACTTCAGCGTCTTAGAGAAAAACTTTGCATTTGGAATCTTGAAAATATTGGAGATGCTGAAGATGCTTTGGAAGCCAATTTGAAGGGTAAGAAACACCTTAAGGAGTTGGAGTTGAGATGGAACAGTGATACTGATAATTCAGCACTTGAAAGAGGTGTGCTTGAGCAATTACAGCCTCATGCAAATGTTGAATTTCTTGCAAttgttggttatgggggtggtgGATTTCCAGATTGGGTGGGAGATTCTTCTTTCTCAAATATAGTATCCTTGAAGCTCAGTGGATGTAAATACTGTGTCTCTTTACCACCAGTTGGGCAGTTAGCATCTCTGAAGGACCTCTCAATCACAGAATTTGGTGGAATTGAGGTTGTTGCTCCTGAATTCTATGGAAATTGCACATCAATGGAGAATCCATTTAGATCCCTAAAACTCCTGAAGTTTGAAAGGATGCCAAAGTGGCATAAATGGATTCCTTACATGCATGAAGATGAAAGAAGAGCCTTCCCTGTCCTCCAAGAGCTTTACATAAGAGAATGCCCCGCTCTAACAACAGCCTTGCCGAGTCACCTTCCTTCTTTAACAACACTTGAGATTGAGGGATGTCTGCAGCTTGTGGCTTCACTTCCAAGGGCTCCAGCAATCATTAAGATGAAGTTAAAGGATGACTTTCGTGATCTGCTAATAAAGAAATTGCCTTCAGAGCTGCACAGTCTCATACTTGACAGATTCTACTCATCGGATTCCATATTGGATCTAATAGGTAGTTTCTTCAGTACTTTAGAAGAAATTGAAATCCGAAACTATGATTCTCTCAAGTGCTTCCCACTAGACTTGTTCCCAAGGTTGAAGAGTCTCCGCATCACTAGATGTCCCAGTCTTGAATCCCTTTCTATGTACAAGACGCCTCATGAGAATTTCACATCTCTCAGTTCCTTGGAGATCAGGGAGTGTCCTAATTTAGCATCTTTTCTCAAAGGAAGATTACCTGCCCCAAATTTGGCACGAATTCTATTGCTAGGTTTCTCAAATGTGGAATCCTTCCCCGAAAAGATGCTATTGCCCTCTAGTCTTATATCTCTTAAAATTTGGGATTTTCACAATCTGAAATTTCTGAACTACAATGGACTTCAACATCTCACCTATCTGAGAGACTTGGAGATCTGTAACTGTCCTAAGCTGCAGTCCCTGCCAGAAGAGGGGCTGCCCTCctcactttcgtctctgtcgatCTTTTTATGCCCTCTACTGGAACAGAGGTGTCAAAAGGAGCAAGGGGAAGATTGGGCCAAGATTTCTCACATCCCTCATGTAAAAGTTAATTTCCACAAGATCAATTGA
- the LOC110618683 gene encoding probable pectate lyase 4: MASLPYADVDFNLRAMAGRAEGFGRFATGGLHGPLYSVTTLADDGPGSLREGCRRREPLWIVFEVSGTIHLSSYLNVSSYKTIDGRGQRVKLTGKGLRLKECEHIIICNLEFEGGRGHDVDGIQIKPNSRHIWIDRCSLRDYDDGLIDITRQSTDITVSRCYFAQHDKTMLIGADPSHVGDRCIRVTIHHCFFDGTRQRQPRLRFGKVHLYNNYTRNWGIYAVCASVESQIFSQCNIYEAGQKKKTFEYYTEKAADKEEAKSGLIRSEGDVFLNGAQACLLTNVGEECVFHPSEYYPTWTLEAPSDSLKEIVQICSGWQSISRPEEILV, encoded by the exons ATGGCCTCGCTGCCGTACGCCGACGTCGATTTCAACCTCCGAGCAATGGCCGGCAGAGCCGAGGGATTCGGCCGTTTTGCTACCGGTGGCCTCCACGGTCCGCTCTATTCCGTCACCACTTTGGCCG ATGATGGTCCTGGATCACTTCGTGAGGGATGCAGGAGAAGAGAACCACTATGGATAGTTTTTGAGGTTTCGGGCACCATTCATCTTTCATCGTACTTGAATGTGTCATCTTATAAGACAATAGATGGCAGGGGCCAAAGGGTAAAGTTAACTGGCAAGGGCTTAAGACTGAAAGAATGTGAACATATAATCATCTGTAATCTTGAGTTTGAAGGTGGGAGGGGACATGATGTTGATGGCATTCAAATAAAGCCGAATTCTAGGCACATTTGGATAGATCGATGCAGCCTTCGTGATTATGATGATGGACTTATTGATATCACCAGACAAAGCACGGATATCACTGTTTCTAG ATGTTACTTTGCACAGCATGACAAAACAATGCTTATTGGAGCAGACCCCTCCCATGTGGGTGATAGATGCATCCGAGTGACTATTCACCATTGTTTCTTTGATGGAACACGGCAAAGGCAACCTCGGCTTAGATTTGGGAAAGTTCATTTGTATAACAATTATACAAGGAATTGGGGAATCTATGCTGTTTGTGCAAGTGTGGAATCCCAG ATATTTTCTCAATGCAATATATATGAAGCAGGACAGAAGAAAAAGACCTTTGAATATTATACAGAGAAG GCAGCAGACAAGGAAGAGGCCAAGTCTGGCTTAATAAGATCCGAAGGAGATGTATTCCTTAATGGAGCTCAAGCATGCTTATTAACGAATGTTGGTGAAGAATGTGTGTTTCATCCAAGTGAGTATTATCCAACATGGACACTGGAAGCTCCATCAGATTCCCTGAAAGAAATTGTCCAAATCTGTTCAGGCTGGCAATCTATTTCTCGACCAGAAGAGATATTAGTATAG
- the LOC110619379 gene encoding putative disease resistance RPP13-like protein 1 isoform X1, translated as MALSVVGGSFLSSFLNVLFDRMATREFVDLIKGRRVTDAQLNKLKAKMLAINGVLEDAEEKQITNSAVRDWLDQLKDALYEADDLLDEIAYKAFRLKMEAGSRTFGDQMRNFLASRNPFKKGMEEKLDEILDRLENLVKEKVALCLREGSGEKPSSTKVPSTSLVDESGVYGRDDDKEAMINLLLSDDANGNDLGVIPIVGMGGVGKTTLAQLVYNDIRVQEWFDVKAWVCVSEEFDVFKITRDVLMEVTSLSCDNKTSNQLQLELKERLKGKRFLLVLDDVWNDKYTDWEILQRPFKHGAQGSKIVITTRIDGVASIMQTVPPLHLKGLTDNDCWSLFAKIVFDDGNSSTYTDLEVIGRGIVSKCKGLPLAAKALGGLLRSKRDVEEWEKISKSCLWNSSNDDILPALRLSYHYLPSHLKRCFAYCAIFPKDHEFEKEELVHLWMAEGFLVHYATDKEMEEVGDEYFNDLVSRSFFQRSSGHHSYFIMHDLINDLAKYVSGEFCVRLDGDDSCKITKRTRHLSYVGTEYDSGMLFDGIYEAQFLRTFILMEWSCIDNEVMHDLLLKFKHLRVLSLSQYRSVTALPESIGYLKHLRYLNLSTASIKRLPEIVSTLYNLQTLILHECIYLAVLPDSIGNLKYLRFLDLSGTLIRRLPESLSGLNNLQTLILCRCKGLVELPTNMAGLINLRRLDIRGTKLQEMPPLMSELKNLHILTNFIVRRQGGGSNIKELGRLQRLREKLCIWNLENIGDAEDALEANLKGKKHLKELELRWNSDTDNSALERGVLEQLQPHANVEFLAIVGYGGGGFPDWVGDSSFSNIVSLKLSGCKYCVSLPPVGQLASLKDLSITEFGGIEVVAPEFYGNCTSMENPFRSLKLLKFERMPKWHKWIPYMHEDERRAFPVLQELYIRECPALTTALPSHLPSLTTLEIEGCLQLVASLPRAPAIIKMKLKDDFRDLLIKKLPSELHSLILDRFYSSDSILDLIGSFFSTLEEIEIRNYDSLKCFPLDLFPRLKSLRITRCPSLESLSMYKTPHENFTSLSSLEIRECPNLASFLKGRLPAPNLARILLLGFSNVESFPEKMLLPSSLISLKIWDFHNLKFLNYNGLQHLTYLRDLEICNCPKLQSLPEEGLPSSLSSLSIFLCPLLEQRCQKEQGEDWAKISHIPHVKVNFHKIN; from the coding sequence ATGGCTCTGTCGGTTGTGGGAGGATCatttctctcttctttcctTAATGTTTTGTTCGATAGGATGGCCACTCGAGAGTTTGTTGATTTAATTAAGGGCAGAAGGGTCACTGATGCCCAGCTGAATAAGCTGAAGGCGAAGATGTTGGCTATTAACGGAGTGCTGGAGGATGCAGAGGAGAAGCAAATTACTAATTCAGCTGTGAGAGATTGGCTTGATCAGCTTAAAGATGCTTTGTATGAAGCCGATGATTTGTTGGATGAGATTGCTTATAAAGCTTTTCGATTGAAGATGGAAGCTGGATCTCGTACCTTTGGAGATCAGATGAGAAACTTTCTCGCTTCTCGCAATCCATTTAAAAAGGGGATGGAAGAAAAGTTAGATGAGATCCTTGACAGACTTGAAAATTTAGTGAAAGAAAAAGTTGCGCTTTGTCTGAGAGAGGGTTCTGGAGAGAAACCATCTTCAACGAAAGTACCCTCTACTTCTCTTGTTGATGAATCTGGAGTTTATGGTAGGGATGATGACAAGGAAGCGATGATAAATTTGCTGTTATCTGATGATGCAAATGGGAATGACCTTGGTGTGATTCCGATTGTGGGCATGGGTGGGGTTGGTAAAACAACCCTTGCTCAGCTTGTCTACAATGACATTAGAGTGCAAGAATGGTTTGATGTCAAAGCATGGGTCTGTGTTTCAGAAGAATTTGACGTTTTCAAGATAACAAGAGATGTCCTTATGGAGGTTACTTCATTGAGTTGTGACAACAAGACTTCAAATCAGCTTCAACTTGAGCTAAAGGAAAGATTGAAGGGGAAAAGGTTCTTGCTTGTTTTAGATGATGTTTGGAACGATAAGTATACTGACTGGGAAATTTTGCAGAGGCCTTTTAAGCATGGGGCTCAAGGAAGTAAGATTGTTATTACAACACGCATTGATGGCGTGGCATCAATCATGCAAACTGTTCCACCCCTCCATCTAAAGGGATTAACTGATAATGATTGTTGGTCCTTGTTTGCAAAAATTGTGTTTGATGATGGAAATTCTAGCACATATACAGATTTGGAGGTAATTGGCAGAGGAATAGTGAGTAAGTGCAAAGGTTTACCTTTAGCTGCAAAAGCTCTTGGGGGTCTTTTACGATCCAAGAGGGATGTTGAGGAATGGGAGAAGATATCGAAGAGCTGTTTGTGGAATTCATCAAATGATGATATTCTTCCAGCTTTAAGATTGAGTTACCATTATCTTCCATCACATCTAAAACGTTGCTTTGCTTACTGTGCTATATTTCCTAAAGATCATGAATTTGAGAAGGAGGAATTAGTCCATTTATGGATGGCAGAGGGCTTCTTAGTTCACTACGCTACAGATAAAGAGATGGAAGAAGTTGGTGATGAGTACTTTAACGATCTTGTGTCAAGATCATTTTTTCAGCGATCAAGTGGCCATCATTCATACTTCATTATGCATGACCTGATAAATGACTTGGCTAAATATGTCTCTGGAGAATTTTGCGTTAGGTTGGATGGTGATGATTCATGCAAGATTACTAAAAGGACTCGCCACTTATCATATGTGGGAACAGAATATGATTCGGGTATGTTATTTGATGGCATCTACGAAGCCCAATTTTTGCGGACATTTATACTTATGGAGTGGTCATGCATTGATAATGAGGTAATGCATGATTTATTGCTGAAATTCAAGCACCTTCGAGTACTATCTCTGTCTCAATATCGTAGTGTAACTGCATTGCCTGAGTCAATAGGCTACTTGAAGCATTTACGATATCTAAATCTTTCTACAGCATCAATAAAAAGGTTGCCTGAGATAGTGAGTACTTTGTATAATTTGCAGACGTTAATCTTGCATGAATGCATATACCTTGCTGTGTTGCCTGATTCAATTGGAAATTTGAAGTATTTACGATTCTTGGATCTCTCGGGAACATTGATCAGAAGGTTACCTGAATCTCTGAGTGGCTTGAACAATTTGCAAACATTAATCTTGTGTCGTTGCAAAGGGCTTGTTGAGCTGCCAACCAACATGGCAGGGCTAATCAACTTGCGGCGCCTGGATATTAGAGGAACAAAATTGCAAGAAATGCCACCACTGATGAGTGAGTTAAAAAATCTCcatattttaactaattttattgTAAGAAGACAGGGTGGCGGATCTAACATAAAGGAGTTGGGCAGACTTCAGCGTCTTAGAGAAAAACTTTGCATTTGGAATCTTGAAAATATTGGAGATGCTGAAGATGCTTTGGAAGCCAATTTGAAGGGTAAGAAACACCTTAAGGAGTTGGAGTTGAGATGGAACAGTGATACTGATAATTCAGCACTTGAAAGAGGTGTGCTTGAGCAATTACAGCCTCATGCAAATGTTGAATTTCTTGCAAttgttggttatgggggtggtgGATTTCCAGATTGGGTGGGAGATTCTTCTTTCTCAAATATAGTATCCTTGAAGCTCAGTGGATGTAAATACTGTGTCTCTTTACCACCAGTTGGGCAGTTAGCATCTCTGAAGGACCTCTCAATCACAGAATTTGGTGGAATTGAGGTTGTTGCTCCTGAATTCTATGGAAATTGCACATCAATGGAGAATCCATTTAGATCCCTAAAACTCCTGAAGTTTGAAAGGATGCCAAAGTGGCATAAATGGATTCCTTACATGCATGAAGATGAAAGAAGAGCCTTCCCTGTCCTCCAAGAGCTTTACATAAGAGAATGCCCCGCTCTAACAACAGCCTTGCCGAGTCACCTTCCTTCTTTAACAACACTTGAGATTGAGGGATGTCTGCAGCTTGTGGCTTCACTTCCAAGGGCTCCAGCAATCATTAAGATGAAGTTAAAGGATGACTTTCGTGATCTGCTAATAAAGAAATTGCCTTCAGAGCTGCACAGTCTCATACTTGACAGATTCTACTCATCGGATTCCATATTGGATCTAATAGGTAGTTTCTTCAGTACTTTAGAAGAAATTGAAATCCGAAACTATGATTCTCTCAAGTGCTTCCCACTAGACTTGTTCCCAAGGTTGAAGAGTCTCCGCATCACTAGATGTCCCAGTCTTGAATCCCTTTCTATGTACAAGACGCCTCATGAGAATTTCACATCTCTCAGTTCCTTGGAGATCAGGGAGTGTCCTAATTTAGCATCTTTTCTCAAAGGAAGATTACCTGCCCCAAATTTGGCACGAATTCTATTGCTAGGTTTCTCAAATGTGGAATCCTTCCCCGAAAAGATGCTATTGCCCTCTAGTCTTATATCTCTTAAAATTTGGGATTTTCACAATCTGAAATTTCTGAACTACAATGGACTTCAACATCTCACCTATCTGAGAGACTTGGAGATCTGTAACTGTCCTAAGCTGCAGTCCCTGCCAGAAGAGGGGCTGCCCTCctcactttcgtctctgtcgatCTTTTTATGCCCTCTACTGGAACAGAGGTGTCAAAAGGAGCAAGGGGAAGATTGGGCCAAGATTTCTCACATCCCTCATGTAAAAGTTAATTTCCACAAGATCAATTGA